A portion of the Euwallacea similis isolate ESF13 chromosome 8, ESF131.1, whole genome shotgun sequence genome contains these proteins:
- the cpo gene encoding uncharacterized protein cpo produces the protein MEAPLSVALSQSMDSVNTNNGEEEVRTLFVSGLPMDAKPRELYLLFRAYEGYEGSLLKVTSKNGKTASPVGFVTFNTRAGAEAAKQDLQQGVRFDPDMPQTIRLEFAKSNTKVSKPKQQAANSANTHPTLMHPLTGHLGTPFFPGGPELWHHPLAYSAAAAAAAAAELPGAAALQHATLVHPALHPQVPPPMSMPHPTALTSVHAAASLPHFLPSPALASPVGSSSSQPGMGMNNHPCSTLFVANLGQFVSEHELKEIFASFPGFCRLRVHANKQQNGAVAGGTVAAATGSPVAFVEYRDVGGATRVMAQLQGSFLLSSDRGPIRIEYARSKMATAAEVGVLLTLLLTRWRLRLFKHKSHFHRNRHFA, from the exons gTTCGGACATTATTCGTCAGCGGCCTCCCGATGGATGCCAAGCCTCGAGAATTATATCTTCTGTTCAGGGCGTATGAG ggaTATGAGGGATCGTTGTTAAAAGTAACAAGCAAAAATGGGAAAACTGCATCG CCCGTTGGCTTCGTCACATTTAACACAAGGGCGGGGGCCGAGGCAGCTAAACAGGACCTACAG CAGGGCGTACGGTTTGACCCCGACATGCCTCAGACCATCCGGCTGGAGTTTGCTAAAAGTAACACCAAGGTTAGCAAGCCCAAACAGCAAGCTGCTAACTCAGCCAATACGCACCCAACTTTGATGCACCCCCTCACCGGAC ATTTGGGAACACCCTTCTTCCCTGGAGGTCCGGAACTGTGGCATCATCCTTTGGCTTACTCAGCGGCGGCAGCAGCGGCAGCAGCAGCAGAGCTCCCGGGGGCGGCAGCCCTCCAACACGCCACCCTGGTGCATCCGGCATTGCACCCCCAGGTGCCA CCACCAATGTCAATGCCTCATCCTACCGCCTTGACGTCAGTGCACGCGGCCGCCTCTTTGCCGCATTTTCTGCCTAGTCCGGCCCTGGCATCCCCCGTAGGCTCAAGCTCGTCTCAACCGGGGATGGGGATGAACAACCACCCCTGTTCCACCCTCTTCGTCGCCAATTTGGGCCAGTTCGTGTCCGAGCACGAGCTGAAGGAAATCTTCGCCAG CTTCCCCGGCTTCTGTCGCCTGCGCGTGCACGCCAACAAGCAACAGAACGGCGCGGTTGCCGGCGGTACCGTCGCGGCTGCCACTGGTTCCCCTGTGGCCTTCGTCGAATACCGCGACGTAGGGGGCGCCACTCGCGTGATGGCGCAGCTGCAGGGCTCGTTTCTTCTCTCCTCCGATCGCGGACCAATCCGAATTGAGTACGCCAGGAGCAAGATGGCGACGGCCGCTGAGGTCGGTGTCCTTTTAACACTTCTTCTTACAAGATGGCGATTGCGATTGTTCAAACACAAGAGCCATTTTCATCGAAATCGCCATTTTGCGTAG